In Arthrobacter sp. CDRTa11, one DNA window encodes the following:
- a CDS encoding L-rhamnose mutarotase: MTSPAPRCGTERISEPERHALVVAIRPGMRERYLELHAAVWPQVEATLTACNLTNYSIFIRDEILFAYYEYRGKDHDADMARIAEDPITREWWTHTDPCQSAFFLDLPPNERWAELQEVWHLP, from the coding sequence GTGACATCGCCAGCACCCCGCTGCGGGACTGAAAGAATCAGCGAACCTGAGCGCCACGCCCTGGTGGTGGCAATCCGTCCGGGCATGCGGGAACGCTACCTCGAACTCCACGCCGCCGTCTGGCCACAGGTGGAGGCGACACTCACCGCCTGCAACTTGACCAACTACAGCATTTTCATTCGGGACGAGATCCTATTCGCCTACTACGAATACCGCGGCAAGGACCACGACGCCGACATGGCGCGAATTGCCGAGGACCCGATCACCCGGGAATGGTGGACCCACACCGATCCCTGCCAGTCCGCCTTTTTCCTTGACCTTCCCCCCAATGAGCGGTGGGCTGAGCTGCAGGAAGTCTGGCACCTCCCATGA
- a CDS encoding SDR family NAD(P)-dependent oxidoreductase, giving the protein MGDFEGLTAVVTGGASGIGLTTAQLLASQGAKVAVLDRNVDSLPAPLTGFKADVTSTASVRAAIHAIGTWSGGIDIVVNNAGVSAIGTVEENDEDQWRKVLDVNLIGIARVSAAAMPWLRKSHHAAIVNTGSVAALNGLPNRALYSASKGGVLSLTYAMAADVVREGIRVNVVLPGTVDTPFVSNFLKSFDDPIAERAALDARQPTGRMVSTDEVAHAIVHLAHPAATSTTGTALEVDGGMANLRVRP; this is encoded by the coding sequence ATGGGAGATTTTGAAGGACTCACTGCCGTCGTCACCGGCGGAGCGTCCGGAATCGGACTCACCACCGCCCAATTGTTGGCATCACAAGGCGCCAAGGTCGCAGTGCTTGACAGGAACGTCGACTCTTTGCCGGCACCGCTCACCGGGTTCAAAGCCGACGTCACGTCGACTGCATCCGTCCGGGCTGCGATCCATGCAATTGGCACGTGGTCCGGCGGGATCGACATCGTAGTAAATAACGCCGGCGTCAGTGCCATCGGCACCGTGGAAGAGAACGACGAAGACCAATGGCGGAAGGTACTGGATGTAAACCTCATCGGCATCGCCCGGGTATCCGCGGCTGCCATGCCATGGCTGCGTAAGTCCCACCATGCAGCCATCGTTAACACCGGATCCGTGGCCGCACTGAACGGCCTGCCCAACCGCGCCCTGTACAGCGCCTCCAAGGGCGGGGTCCTGTCCCTTACCTATGCGATGGCCGCCGATGTGGTCCGGGAAGGCATCCGCGTCAACGTGGTCCTTCCGGGCACGGTGGACACACCCTTCGTTTCTAACTTCCTCAAAAGCTTCGATGATCCAATCGCTGAGCGGGCGGCACTGGACGCACGGCAGCCTACGGGCCGAATGGTTAGCACAGACGAAGTCGCGCACGCCATCGTTCATCTTGCCCACCCTGCGGCGACTTCCACCACGGGCACCGCCCTTGAGGTCGACGGCGGCATGGCCAACCTCCGGGTACGGCCGTGA
- a CDS encoding fumarylacetoacetate hydrolase family protein, with protein sequence MKFQRRSPMGYETPAVLIGDTTYDISCITPDIDGKFLSGTGPEAAQNALDAGKLAPLEDQDARVGAPIAQPTKIVCVGLNYRDHADETGAEYPTEPVVFMKDPSTIIGPFDSVPIPRGSVKTDWEVELGIVIGKTARYLSGPEEAHDYIAGYVLSHDVSEREFQLERGGQWVNGTMRQNGSTANQIFNVAHIVWYLSQFMVLRPGDLVNTGTPAGVALGLPGQPYLTAGDVVELEIDGLGACSQTFVAADVFDTV encoded by the coding sequence ATGAAGTTCCAGCGCCGCAGTCCCATGGGCTACGAAACCCCTGCCGTTCTCATCGGGGACACCACCTATGACATCTCCTGCATCACCCCGGATATCGATGGTAAGTTCCTGTCCGGCACCGGCCCCGAAGCGGCCCAAAATGCCCTTGACGCCGGAAAGCTGGCTCCCCTGGAGGACCAGGATGCACGCGTGGGCGCACCCATCGCGCAGCCGACCAAAATTGTCTGCGTGGGCCTGAATTACCGGGACCACGCCGACGAGACCGGCGCCGAATACCCCACCGAGCCTGTGGTTTTCATGAAGGACCCTTCTACGATCATCGGCCCGTTCGACAGCGTGCCCATCCCCCGCGGGTCGGTCAAGACCGACTGGGAAGTCGAGCTCGGCATCGTCATTGGCAAGACCGCCCGATACCTCTCCGGTCCCGAGGAAGCCCACGACTACATCGCCGGGTACGTTCTCTCCCACGACGTTTCAGAGCGGGAGTTCCAGCTGGAACGCGGCGGCCAGTGGGTCAACGGCACCATGCGGCAGAACGGTTCCACCGCCAACCAAATCTTCAACGTCGCCCACATTGTGTGGTACCTGAGCCAGTTCATGGTCCTGCGCCCCGGAGATCTGGTCAACACCGGAACACCCGCGGGAGTCGCGCTGGGCCTGCCCGGTCAGCCCTACCTCACGGCTGGGGACGTCGTGGAACTTGAAATTGACGGGCTGGGCGCCTGCAGCCAGACCTTTGTCGCCGCAGATGTCTTCGATACCGTCTAA